The following are encoded together in the Malaya genurostris strain Urasoe2022 chromosome 3, Malgen_1.1, whole genome shotgun sequence genome:
- the LOC131439445 gene encoding nuclear factor NF-kappa-B p110 subunit, translating to MSTLLNLDNYRHELFEQQQQQQQLSSSPTYSVLSMESSTSSPSASETNKCYSSNSPSSTSNMSPRSTISDTTSFNMQNLNISTNYHYFSSQAVGDEGQLQSFSYSAHGNATEQSQIELSVPHLVILEQPVDKFRFRYQSEMHGTHGSLMGVHTEKSKKTFPSVELRGFQGEAKIRCSLYQVDPAKRAAHSHHLVIKSGEIDLNDPHDIDVNAETGYVAMFQGMGIIHTAKRYISDELHKKIKKQRVVEMNRELTLREEHQLEKETAEMAKTMNLNQVCLCFQAFQVDPSSGQWSQLCEPVYSNAINNMKSALTGELKICRLSSTVGSVDGGEEVFMFVEKVCKNNIKIRFYELDEFDQEIWQGWGSFSEADVHHQYAIAFKTPAYHNKDITEPVEVFMQLFRPRDKCQSEPVPFKFKPRSGMMALANQSRKRQRVHSGNVSSEIPTVVPNEIAPGPSRLPPLHQPFPMVQAQGLPESGTISKEFNKSGIIQEILESHIPTTIAGDISFSSNDFKDFVHCNSEELHKLINEIGEAQELAKLETDSASAAHVDGEAARFERALERYLDENQQAKDVDILKKILTIIKLFRRDYDRCRELISALWMSSNKQKANCLHMAIERRDIVIACKLIEVLRNYRLRELLDLINERSENAIHLAVSANLTEIVDALLLAGANLNVCDYRGNSILHRAIVEGSTESLSTLLEHCKRIGARLDATNDDGVSPLHLACMCKNLRIMRLLLDQGASHTVRDLKHGNNILHIAVESESLDIVNYILEYVDKALSEEPNNAGYTALQLANAKHLGNSNNKLIVKELLRYNPTGVLEKESFLDEDEDETEQNSEEFSSGSSSSTDSVLLSINLTCNRNEVIQILEEHTISHEGTVLTSLKNVPYEITSESSESSLFDDKCLTQLCELLNRNHMWKEVGLLLDFNAFFSIWEHAANPAGMLLNYFEMQKLKLEHLTDILQALDQKDAIHLIDEMVCRQTV from the exons aacaacaacaacagcagcagcagctgtcGTCCTCGCCGACATATTCGGTACTATCGATGGAGTCCTCGACGTCGTCTCCAAGTGCCAGTGAGACCAACAAGTGCTATTCGAGCAACTCTCCGTCCAGTACCAGTAATATGTCCCCACGTTCGACGATCAGTGATACGACTTCTTTTAATATGCAAAATCTTAACATCTCTACCAATTACCACTACTTCAGTTCCCAAGCGGTGGGAGATGAAGGTCAACTGCAGAGCTTTAGCTACTCCGCGCATGGAAATG CAACCGAACAGTCGCAGATAGAACTTTCTGTACCGCATCTGGTGATCCTCGAGCAACCAGTGGATAAATTTCGCTTCCGGTATCAGTCAGAAATGCACGGAACGCATGGTTCTTTGATGGGAGTCCATACCGAGAAAAGCAAGAAGACCTTTCCTTCGGTCGAACTGCGCGGATTTCAGGGGGAAGCAAAAATTCGTTGCTCATTATATCAGGTAGATCCAGCCAAACGGGCGGCACATTCGCACCATCTCGTGATCAAAAGTGGCGAAATCGATTTGAATGATCCTCATGACATTGACGTAAATGCCGAAACAGGCTACGTCGCCATGTTTCAGGGGATGGGAATCATCCATACGGCGAAAAGATATATCTCCGATGAACTGcacaagaaaattaaaaaacagCGGGTCGTCGAAATGAATCGAGAACTTACGCTCCGGGAGGAGCATCAGCTGGAGAAAGAAACCGCCGAAATGGCGAAAACAATGAACTTGAATCAGGTTTGCCTGTGTTTCCAGGCCTTCCAGGTGGACCCCTCGTCCGGTCAGTGGTCCCAGCTCTGCGAACCAGTGTACTCTAATGCAATCAACAATATGA aGAGTGCGCTCAccggtgaactgaaaatttgtcGGCTTAGTTCTACCGTTGGAAGCGTGGACGGTGGTGAAGAAGTTTTCATGTTTGTGGAAAAGGTTTGCAAAA ACAACATCAAAATTCGATTCTACGAATTGGACGAATTCGATCAGGAAATCTGGCAAGGCTGGGGATCGTTCTCGGAGGCGGATGTCCACCACCAGTATGCGATCGCTTTCAAAACGCCTGCCTATCACAACAAAGACATCACCGAACCGGTGGAGGTGTTTATGCAACTGTTCCGGCCCCGTGATAAGTGCCAAAGCGAACCGGTTCCATTCAAATTCAAACCTCGCTCGGGTATGATGGCGCTGGCGAACCAGTCGCGCAAACGGCAACGGGTTCATTCCGGTAATGTTTCCAGTGAAATTCCGACTGTAGTTCCGAATGAGATCGCTCCCGGGCCCAGCCGGTTACCGCCGCTTCATCAACCGTTTCCGATGGTGCAGGCCCAAGGCCTTCCTGAATCGGGCACCATCAGTAAGGAGTTCAACAAGTCCGGTATAATTCAGGAGATTCTGGAAAGTCACATACCTACCACGATTGCCGGTGATATCTCCTTCAGTTCCAATGATTTCAAAGATTTCGTCCATTGCAACTCGGAAG AGTTACACAAGCTCATCAATGAGATCGGAGAAGCCCAGGAACTAGCGAAGCTAGAAACGGATTCGGCTTCTGCGGCTCACGTAGATGGGGAAGCTGCTCGGTTCGAGCGAGCTTTGGAGAGATATTTGGACGAAAATCAACAGGCAAAGGATGTAgacattctgaaaaaaattcttaccATTATAAAACTGTTCCGAAGGGACTACGATCGGTGCCGGGAGCTGATATCGGCTCTTTGGATGTCTTCGAATAAGCAGAAAGCAAA TTGTCTACATATGGCAATCGAACGGCGGGATATCGTCATTGCCTGTAAACTGATCGAGGTGCTACGAAACTACCGCCTTCGAGAGTTGCTGGATCTGATAAACGAACGGAGCGAGAATGCTATCCACCTAGCCGTTTCCGCAAACCTCACGGAGATTGTGGATGCTTTACTGTTGGCTGGTGCCAATCTGAATGTCTGTGATTACCGCGGTAACTCCATACTGCACCGGGCCATCGTGGAGGGATCGACGGAGTCGTTGAGTACCCTGTTGGAGCACTGCAAAAGAATCGGAGCCCGTTTGGATGCGACCAATGACGATGGTGTTTCCCCCTTGCATTTGGCGTGCATGTGTAAAAATTTAAGAATAATGCGTCTATTGTTGGACCAAGGTGCTTCTCATACTGTACGAGATTTAAAACATGGAAACAATATTCTCCACATTGCGGTTGAAAGT GAATCATTGGATATTGTCAATTACATTCTGGAATATGTAGATAAAGCTCTCAGTGAGGAACCGAACAACGCAGGTTATACCGCGCTTCAATTGGCAAATGCCAAGCATCTGGGAAACTCAAATAACAAACTTATCGTTAAGGAACTGTTGCGGTACAATCCTACTGGAGTGCTGGAGAAAGAATCTTTTCTAGATGAGGACGAAGATGAAACTGAACAAAACAGCGAAGAGTTTTCATCTGGTAGCAGTTCCTCAACGGACAGTGTCTTGCTGTCGATCAATCTTACCTGTAACCGGAACGAGGTGATACAGATATTGGAGGAACATACGATTTCGCACGAGGGTACTGTTTTGACTTCACTCAAGAATGTTCCCTATGAAATTACTTCCGAGAGTTCCGAAAGCAGCCTATTTGATGACAAGTGCCTTACACAGCTTTGTGAGCTGTTAAATCGGAACCACATGTGGAAAGAGGTTGGTTTGTTGCTTGATTTCAATGCATTCTTCTCTATTTGGGAGCACGCAGCAAATCCTGCTGGGATGTTGTTGAATTATTTCGAG atgCAGAAATTGAAACTCGAACATTTGACTGACATCCTGCAAGCACTCGATCAGAAGGATGCGATTCATCTGATAGATGAGATGGTGTGTCGTCAAACGGTGTAG